Proteins encoded together in one Variovorax paradoxus EPS window:
- the rpsG gene encoding 30S ribosomal protein S7 has product MPRRREVPKREILPDPKYGNVELSKFMNVIMEGGKKAIAERIIYGALDFIEKKNPDKDPLEAFTVAINNVKPMVEVKSRRVGGANYQVPVEVRPVRRLALSMRWIKEAARKRGEKSMALRLANELMEATEGRGGAMKKRDEVHRMAEANRAFSHFRF; this is encoded by the coding sequence ATGCCACGTCGTCGCGAAGTCCCCAAACGTGAAATCCTGCCGGATCCCAAGTACGGCAATGTCGAGCTGTCGAAATTCATGAACGTGATCATGGAAGGCGGCAAGAAGGCGATCGCCGAGCGCATCATTTATGGCGCGCTCGACTTCATCGAAAAGAAGAACCCTGACAAGGACCCGCTCGAAGCTTTCACCGTTGCCATCAACAACGTGAAGCCGATGGTCGAAGTGAAGTCGCGCCGCGTCGGTGGCGCGAACTACCAGGTGCCGGTCGAAGTCCGCCCTGTCCGTCGCCTCGCCCTGTCGATGCGCTGGATCAAGGAAGCCGCTCGCAAGCGCGGCGAAAAGTCGATGGCCCTGCGTCTGGCCAACGAACTCATGGAAGCCACGGAAGGCCGTGGCGGCGCCATGAAGAAGCGCGACGAAGTGCACCGCATGGCAGAAGCCAACCGCGCTTTCAGCCACTTCCGCTTCTAA
- the rpsL gene encoding 30S ribosomal protein S12 — protein sequence MPTINQLVRQGRTVEKINSKSPAMQNSPQRRGVCTRVYTTTPKKPNSALRKVAKVRLTNGFEVISYIGGEGHNLQEHSVVLVRGGRVKDLPGVRYHIVRGSLDLQGVKDRKQSRSKYGAKRPKKA from the coding sequence ATGCCAACCATCAATCAACTGGTGCGTCAGGGTCGAACGGTCGAAAAGATCAATTCGAAGAGCCCTGCCATGCAGAACTCGCCGCAACGTCGCGGTGTCTGCACCCGCGTCTACACCACGACGCCTAAGAAGCCCAACTCGGCGCTTCGTAAGGTTGCCAAGGTCCGTCTGACCAATGGCTTCGAAGTCATCTCCTACATCGGCGGCGAAGGCCACAACCTGCAGGAACACAGCGTCGTGCTGGTTCGCGGCGGTCGTGTCAAGGACTTGCCCGGTGTTCGCTACCACATCGTGCGCGGTTCGCTCGACTTGCAAGGCGTGAAAGACCGCAAGCAGTCGCGCTCCAAGTACGGCGCGAAGCGTCCCAAGAAGGCTTAA
- a CDS encoding D-alanyl-D-alanine carboxypeptidase family protein, giving the protein MNRFFNALRALVLTAAASVGVIAAAQVPAPPEVAARSYLLLDVTANQILAQKDIDSPVEPASLTKLMSAYIVFDALRAKKITLTQTFPVSPRAWKMPGSRMFIDPKMQVPVEDLIKGLIVQSGNDATVALAEGVGGTVEHFVELMNAQAKALGMKNTSYKNPEGLTAPGHTTTARDLSILATRLVRDFPEEAKYYAIKKYRYPGTPSTNDTNRNLLLFRDPTVDGLKTGHTEAAGYCMIATAKRDFPNLTGGRRLLSIVLGASSETVRANESQKLLNWGYTAYDAVRLFDAGQPAATPAVWKGKENVLKLGRPEAIVVAVPAGSASKIKTQVARPDPLVAPFTKYQAVGSLKVTLDDQPVADVPLVALEAVEQAGIFGRAWDAVRLWIK; this is encoded by the coding sequence ATGAATCGTTTTTTCAACGCGCTCCGCGCACTGGTGCTGACCGCCGCTGCCTCGGTCGGCGTGATTGCTGCCGCACAGGTGCCGGCGCCGCCCGAAGTCGCCGCGCGCAGCTACCTGCTGCTGGACGTGACCGCCAACCAAATCCTCGCGCAGAAGGACATCGACAGCCCGGTGGAGCCCGCTTCGCTCACCAAGTTGATGTCGGCCTACATCGTGTTCGACGCGCTGCGCGCCAAGAAGATCACGCTGACCCAGACCTTCCCGGTCAGCCCGCGCGCCTGGAAGATGCCCGGCTCCCGCATGTTCATCGATCCGAAGATGCAGGTGCCGGTCGAAGACCTGATCAAGGGCCTGATCGTGCAATCGGGCAACGACGCCACGGTGGCGTTGGCCGAAGGTGTGGGCGGGACGGTCGAGCATTTCGTCGAGCTCATGAATGCCCAGGCCAAGGCGCTGGGCATGAAGAACACCAGCTACAAGAATCCCGAAGGCCTCACCGCGCCCGGCCACACCACCACGGCCCGCGACCTGAGCATCCTGGCGACCCGGCTGGTGCGCGACTTTCCCGAAGAAGCCAAGTACTACGCCATCAAGAAGTACCGCTACCCGGGCACGCCGTCGACCAACGACACGAACCGCAACCTGCTGCTGTTCCGCGATCCGACCGTCGACGGCCTGAAGACCGGCCATACCGAAGCTGCCGGCTACTGCATGATCGCCACCGCCAAGCGCGATTTCCCGAACCTGACCGGCGGGCGCCGCCTGTTGTCGATCGTGCTGGGTGCCTCGAGCGAGACCGTGCGCGCCAATGAATCGCAGAAGCTGCTGAACTGGGGCTACACGGCCTACGACGCCGTCCGCCTGTTCGACGCCGGCCAGCCGGCCGCCACGCCCGCGGTCTGGAAGGGCAAGGAAAACGTGCTGAAGCTGGGTCGCCCGGAAGCCATCGTCGTCGCGGTCCCCGCCGGCTCCGCCAGCAAGATCAAGACCCAAGTGGCGCGTCCCGACCCGCTGGTGGCGCCGTTCACCAAGTACCAGGCCGTGGGCTCCCTCAAGGTGACGCTGGACGACCAGCCGGTGGCCGATGTGCCGCTGGTGGCCCTGGAAGCGGTCGAGCAGGCGGGCATCTTCGGCCGCGCCTGGGACGCCGTCCGCCTCTGGATCAAGTAA
- a CDS encoding alpha/beta hydrolase: MNSQTEKISLQGAAGAIEVQRDQPAGTPRGVAVISHPHPLFGGTMDNKVVQTLARAFVSRGWTTVRFNFRGVGASEGVHDEGRGELEDMLNVVGQLAPEGFLAIAGFSFGAFVACGAAEKLWAARDVRQVVLVGTAAARNTVATLPVEAHDRMLVVHGEADDTVPLAAVMEWARPQSLPVTVIPGGGHFFHGQLPLLKSLVARHLRAGIE, from the coding sequence ATGAACTCCCAGACCGAAAAGATCAGCCTCCAGGGCGCTGCCGGCGCAATCGAGGTGCAGCGCGACCAACCTGCCGGCACCCCGCGCGGCGTCGCTGTGATCTCCCATCCGCACCCGCTGTTCGGCGGCACGATGGACAACAAGGTCGTGCAGACCCTGGCGCGCGCTTTCGTGTCGCGCGGCTGGACGACGGTGCGCTTCAACTTTCGCGGCGTCGGTGCCAGCGAGGGTGTGCACGACGAAGGGCGCGGCGAGCTGGAAGACATGCTGAATGTCGTCGGCCAGCTGGCGCCCGAAGGTTTCCTGGCCATTGCCGGTTTCTCGTTCGGCGCTTTCGTCGCCTGCGGCGCTGCCGAAAAGCTCTGGGCCGCGCGCGACGTCCGGCAAGTCGTTCTGGTCGGCACGGCCGCCGCGCGCAACACCGTCGCCACGCTCCCCGTCGAAGCCCACGATCGCATGCTGGTGGTCCACGGCGAAGCCGACGACACCGTGCCGTTGGCCGCCGTGATGGAGTGGGCGCGGCCGCAGTCACTTCCTGTCACGGTTATTCCCGGGGGCGGCCATTTCTTTCACGGACAATTGCCGCTGCTCAAAAGTCTGGTTGCCCGCCACCTCCGCGCGGGCATTGAATGA
- a CDS encoding (2Fe-2S) ferredoxin domain-containing protein: MPSSTSAAPSGYYGRHIFFCLNERKNGEDSCAMHNAQEGFDRCKAKVKEAGLSGPGKVRVNKAGCLDRCAGGPVAVVYPEAVWYTFVDADDIDEIVESHLKNGEVVERLLLPADVGR, translated from the coding sequence ATGCCCAGTTCCACTTCTGCCGCGCCGTCCGGCTACTACGGCCGCCACATCTTCTTCTGCCTCAACGAACGCAAGAACGGCGAAGACTCCTGTGCCATGCACAACGCACAGGAAGGCTTCGATCGCTGCAAGGCGAAGGTGAAAGAAGCGGGGCTCTCCGGGCCCGGCAAGGTGCGGGTCAACAAGGCGGGTTGCCTGGATCGCTGCGCCGGCGGGCCCGTGGCGGTGGTGTACCCCGAAGCCGTCTGGTACACCTTCGTCGATGCCGACGACATCGACGAGATCGTCGAGTCGCACCTGAAGAACGGCGAGGTCGTCGAGCGGCTCCTGCTGCCCGCCGACGTCGGACGCTGA